tttttgtttggggAATTACCTGCGCTTCTTGCGAATCCATACCGGCACCCAAAAGTTAGCTGCCTTTTTTTTGTCCACGTTGAGATTGTTTGCCTAGAGATGCGAGAAAATATCTCACTTGATGGTTAAGTAGTTGAGGTGACAGACAGGCAGATAGATGGGCCGTGGGACGGGTAGTACAGCCAGACAGTTGCTCCGATGGATGGCTATGCCGGTGCCGGTGGCTATGGCGGATATGTGAGATGAGATGTGCTGCCCCGcccatgttttttttttggtctcTGCTTGGATGGGCTTATAAGTAACTATTTATGAATTAGGCAAACAGCTTGGGGAAGCTCCGAACTGTCGCTCGCTGGATCAAGCGCAGCTCAGCCCTGCTTGTGGCATAGATTAGAACTATACAAACACTCGCACATCCACgtccacagatacagatacagatacagacacaagcagatacagatacaggtGAAGATACAGGTACCCATTGATAGCCGAGGGAGTGTGTTAGGGAACGAGATGAAAGATCGAACGCTGTCGCTGCCTATAAATTAGTGCGTCTCCACGATTTGGGACATCAGTTGAGTTTTGCTTAAGGAACCAGTAGCACCGAACCGTACCCATCACCCAacccaatccaatccaatcccaGTCCGCACCATGAAGCTGTTCGTTAGCATAGCACTCGCCCTTCTGGCCATTGCCGCTCCCGCCCAGGGCCTGCTGGGTGCCAAGCTGGCTCTTCTCAAGGCCATTGGCGGCGGCCTCGGAGGCGGCATCGGTGGCGGCAGCTCTGGCGGCGGCGGAGGATACAGCAGCGGCGGAGGCTACGGCAGCGGCGGATATTCCGGCGGCGGGTACAACCAGGGCTACTACAGCCAGCCCAGCCGTCCCGTCTACAACTCTGGATACGGCAGCGGCTCGAGCTCCTCCAGCAGCTATGGCAATGGAGGCGGCTACGGAGGCGGCTATGGAGGTGGCTATGGCGGCGGCTATGGCGGCGAGCAGGTGGTGAAGGTCATCAAGGTggtggagcagcagcagccctcGTACTCCTACGGCAGTCCCTCGGGCTACAGCGGCTATGGCGGCTACAACCAGGGCTACTCCAGCGCCAGCTCCAGTGCTAGTGCCTCCAGCTCGGCCCAGGCTGTGCCTGCTGTGACCTACTCCGCTCCAGCTCCCTCGGTGACCTACTCCGCTCCAGCTCCGGCTGTGACCTACTCCGCTCCAGCTCCGGCTGTGACCTACTCCGCTCCAGCTCCCTCGGTGACCTACTCCGCTCCCGCTCCCTCGGTGACTTACTCCGCTCCAGCTCCCGCTGTGACCTATTCGGCTCCTCGGGCTCCTGCTGTGACCTACTCGGCTCCTGCTGTGACCTACTCGGCTCCTGCCCCCGCTCCAGTCACCTACTCGGTGCCCGCTCCTCAGCCCGTGGTCCGCACCTACTCCGCCCCGGCTCCCGTTGCCATCTCGCGCCCCATCAGCTACGCTCCAGCTCCGATCAGCTATGCTCCAGCTCCGGCTCCCATTCGCTACGCTCCAGCCCCGGCTCCCATCAGCTATGCCGCCGCTCGGCCCCAGATTGTGAAGACCATCAAGCTGATTGTGGACGAGGATCAGTCTGGACGTGTGCCAGCCCCAGTGTACGGAGCCCCAGCACCAGTGGCCAGCAGCTACTCGAGTGCATCCTCTTCCGCGTCAAGCTCGAGCGGCGGCGGCTGGAACGGTGACTACAACGAcggaggctacaacggaggctACAATGGAGGCTCCAAtggaggctacaacggaggctacaacggaggctACAACGGCGGCTACAACGGCGGCTACAACGGCGGCGGAAGCTGGAAGAGCGGCGGCATCTTGGAGAAGCTCGTCGGCTGCTAAGCGCCTCACTGGCCCCACAAAAGAGTACTCAACCCAACCTTACCTAACCTTACTCAACTGTGTATTTTTTTCCTAGTTCTAAAtcgaataattattatttttttgttgtatgtATAATTCCGAATCGATCGCTGTGTACATAAAATAAATCTGCATAAacatgtgtgtgttttcccCCCTCCGAAGTCCAGACTATTCTAATTCCCGGTCATTATACCTATATTGGGTCTCGTAACACTCTCAAATTGCTTCGACCTTACGCGACTGGGCTTATGCAATCGCCAGAATTTCAATCGCCTTCGTTTGTCTTCTTCTAATTTTGGTttgggggtttttttttcgtggTTTTGTATCTTTGTGTTTTCTCGTGTCGTCCCAGAGTTCATTGTGTTATTGATTCTATCCGAAATTAGCACCCGGTCGCTAACTCTGCACGAATCTATGGCAATTCCGATTCCGAATCCCATTCCGGCTACGGCTCCGGCTCAGAAGCTGGCAATGAAAGCAAGGCCATCCATCGATCGAGGAGACCATCGATTGGCCTCTAGATTGGTGTTTTCATTGGCTGCTTATTGGATTTCCCCGTGACATGAGTAACATTCTTTCGATCTTCTTTAAATGCTGATTGATTGGTTGGGTAATTTTAGAAAATTATTTGATTCTTAGATCACTGGGATATCCACGAAATTAATTTGCTTTTTGTACGTTTCGATTATGTCATTTTTGACAAGTGTTCGTGCCGCTTTTAATAATTTCTTCCATGCAATCCATGTGTCTATGCATCCATGTATTCTAGAAATTAAGAGTAATTTCTATTCAGATCAGATCGCCAAAATCAGAGATCATTGAATTGTGAAAGAGTCACTGGGTTTTCTACAGATCTATCGGTTGTACAGTTCAGGTAACTGATGCTCAAAAGCGGGCAAACGAATGAAGAAAGATCGCTCCAGAAGTGTTCAAGAGATCCTTGAGCTGCAGAGACCTGCACGAAGATTTGGAAGACAAGCTGGCAAACTGATCTTAATCGTCATGTTGGCATGCAATTTGTGTGCCAAGTTCAGCAAGAAAACAAAGTGTCAACGCCACCGAAAAGATCGAACCCCGATGGGCTTTCAGCCAAGACCAAGAACTTCCGTCCCGAGGTGGCTATAAAAAGTGCTGTCTGCGGCCAATAGACCAAGTCCCAGGCCCACAGCAAAATGCCAGTGATTTTATTCAATTTGCCCATTCTGGCGATGGTGGTGGCAGTCGTCGTTACACTGACAGCGGGCCATGCCGTGGAACAGGAGCTGCCATCGACACTCGACGGCCACGGTGCGTATGAGCAATGCAGCCACTGGTTGCCTTCTGTAGTGAAGTATTTTCTCAGGCTATGGACCGGCTATACACATAAGCTCCGGAGTCCTGCAGCTGACCGCCGATACGGAGGCACAGACTCTTCTGCTTGTGCCCAGCAGTGTTTACTCCCAGCCGTGGCCCCACTTCTACGTGGATGGTCTGTCCTCACACCTGCCGCACTCTGCgctgccccagccccagccccatctCCCAGCTCATGAGCCCCGAATCGTGATCAGCGACAATGTGGACTTTTCCCAGCTCAAACATCCACTCGTGAAGGCCCATGGACGCTAGACGCAAGACCCACAAATCCACTGGTGTTCACATCATAGAGCTTCTCAGCTTCTCCAGTTACCCAAAAACGACGAATATATATAGGTATTCTTTTAAACTTAGATTTATTTCAAATATCGCTTCACAAAATAgcacaaaaaaaagaggagGAATGGAGTAAAACTTGCTAACGAGGATATCATTGAGCGTTTTGCTAAATTTTGGATTGACTATCACAGCATTAGTAGTGATGATCCAGACTATGGGGATCCAGACTCAGTTGGTGCTCCAGGTCCAGATGCTCcagctgctccagctgctggtgctggtgctcgTGCTGGAGCTGGTGCTCGTGCTCCTGCTCGTGCTCCACTTGCTGCTCGAGGGCCTGGTGCTGGAGCTGGTGCAGCTCGTGCTCGTCGCGATCCTTGAACTCGTACAGGCTGCTGTAGCTGAAGGCTCCCTTGCCATGGTCGATGCCCGGCACCGGCTTGTGGTCCTCCTCGTAGTGGGAGTGCAGCTCACTGGCCTCCGCATACTCCTCCCCAGCATCGCTGCTGCCGTAGTCCGCCGGGAAGCTCTCCTCGCCGAGGTGATCGCCAAGGGCGCCCAGCTGGTCGTGCTCCGAGCTGGAGAACTCATGGGAGAAGTCCAGCTTGGACAGAGCCTCGCCTCCGGTGAGGCCGCCGGCGTAGTTGCCCAGCAGGCCAGCCGAGGGGACGCCCGAGGCGTAGTCCTCGCCAATGGGCGAGCACTGGGCGCCGGCCAAGAGATGGCCCAGCAAGAGCATCAGCTTCAGGCGGTACGTGAACATATTGTCTTTGATTGAGGATGGATTCCAGaaatctgaatctgaatctctGATAGTGGGGCTTAACCGACGCGGCGAAATGTTTCGAATCAACTAATTTCTTTTGGCAAACTCTGTTTCATTTTATATGCTTCGGGCCTTGccttgccacacacacacatgtgtaCGTGCTGCATTTTCCTGCATTCtccaaccacaacaacagcaaaagcaacaacaacaggcgctgcaacatcagcagcttcgctttgctttgcttttgtttGGCTTGGCTTGAGTTGCTCCGTTTGGGCCATGCCATCCAAAATGTTGCAACGGACATCTGCCTGCCTGGTGCCTGgtgcctgcctgctgcctgccccCTGGCGCTCGGCCCGTTCGGCTGGAGCTGATAATTTGCTGCACTTACTCCGCATTACGTGGACGCTGACGCCGATgtcgatgccgatgccgacgTAGCCATTGAATAGCCTGTTGCTGCAATggtgcgtatacgtaatatttTCGCATTTGCCTTTTTCGGCCATTAGTCTGAGGCTGTTCTCGGTGTAAACTTGTTGCGCAATCCACAATCACCCATCCCCCCTCCCTGCTACCCTTCTATGTCCGCtatgcctctctctctctatctatgGCGGATCTCAGGTGCCGATGCGGAAGCTCCCAAATTTTGGCACAAGTCCGTCAATTGGCCAACTAATTGAGTTTATCAACAATAGAATGGCAGGCTCAGCCGCAGCCACCAAACGCACACATTTTGACTTGTTGTCTCTGTCTTGGGGTCTCGGCCCAAACAATGCACTAAGAGATCTTCATTGTGCAAAGCCCCCCCCCACAAATTGCACTTGCCAGCTGGCACATCATGAGCGAGACCAAACAAATGAAGTTCAAATATGATTGGGGGAGTTGTACCCGCAGTTTGAATAGCCAGTTATCTATGCCATGCGGAATGTGTATAACATCTTGTCATCTGCTGAGAAATGTTACCCCTATATACCTGTACTTTACTGATTCAAAAATTAATGATCCTGAGGATGCCGTTCTGTTTGGGCCTCGTGCTCATCCTGGAAACAGGCACGACCATCAAGAAGCCCTCAGGAGACATCGGAAGAGGTTTCTTTTCTGCTTTATAGCCGTACTACCGTGTAAGTCTTTCGCTGAGAGATATGACAGTTCGGGAAAGCAATTACAATACCAGATACAATTAGCAGTTTAAGCCCGTGCCCTACAGCATTTTTTGTATATCTGCAACGTGTTTAGCTTCTTAGGTATTTCTATTTGTTTTTGCACTTTTATTTCCTAAgctaaacaaaaaataacttgCTGGATAGCTTTGTTCTTAAGGCTCTTTATCTAAATATAGGTAatttctttataaataatgTACATTTTTTCGGCACTTAACCTGGTGTGCGTCACAGAGGCTCCCCAAAAAGATTTGGAGCAGTCGGAATTGATTTCGATTTCACGAGTCTATTGACTGCAATTAAAAGCCAAAAGCCTCGAGCCAACAGAGCGAACGAGTACGACTAGGCCCGATCGCTGACACACTCACCCAATCCACTAACCCAAACAGTAACCCATAACGGACACGAACGAATATCTGGCAAGATTGCAATAGGTAAAAAGCGAAGCAAAATAGCCAACGTTACATGCACAATAAGTATAACATCTGGCTGATTGTAGTTGCCGTCAATACTCGAACAATACTCGTGAAATGTGCGAATAATTTTCCGAAATAAAGACAATCAAAATCCACACGACGTTTGGGTGCTCTGACTTGAAATATAGTTCAAAAATACATTGCAGGAATACCTTTCTGCAATATAGTATAGGTCTTAACATTACGATTGAGAAAGACACTCAGAAATCATATCAGATCATTTTGGTGTATGGTATGGATAGATTAGAAAGTAAAGATACCATTTAGTGCTCCAATGATCTAACTTTCAAATGGAATAAATTTGCGAAACTTTTTAGCTGCGATAAATTATCGATAACGTACCGTGCACATGAACAATCATTTAGGGAAGATTAAGCCGTGAATCGGCCGATCAAATGCCCAGCTCCCGGcactctcactctcactcACACTCCTTTGGCTGTTGGCTCGCGTGACGGCACACGGcggcaacaaaagcaacattAACATCCACGGCGGCATCGTTgggagcagcaacagcaacagcaattcCAGCTGGAGTGTGGGGCAGTGGGGCTCAAAAATTACAAATGTAATAGCCGCCGCAGATTGTGGTGCAGTGTGGTTGTACACCCACAATGGTGGGCCGAGTGGGGGAGTGGTAGCCGCAGTCGTAGTCGGTAATTGGGAGTCGGAGCAAAGCAGTTATTAGTTAGCTCGCATTTTGGCAGTAGCTGCATTTCCTAACGCAAAATATTTTACGAAAATTATGCGATTGCCAATGCCCTGCCCCT
The Drosophila miranda strain MSH22 chromosome XL, D.miranda_PacBio2.1, whole genome shotgun sequence genome window above contains:
- the LOC108165166 gene encoding pro-resilin, with the protein product MKLFVSIALALLAIAAPAQGLLGAKLALLKAIGGGLGGGIGGGSSGGGGGYSSGGGYGSGGYSGGGYNQGYYSQPSRPVYNSGYGSGSSSSSSYGNGGGYGGGYGGGYGGGYGGEQVVKVIKVVEQQQPSYSYGSPSGYSGYGGYNQGYSSASSSASASSSAQAVPAVTYSAPAPSVTYSAPAPAVTYSAPAPAVTYSAPAPSVTYSAPAPSVTYSAPAPAVTYSAPRAPAVTYSAPAVTYSAPAPAPVTYSVPAPQPVVRTYSAPAPVAISRPISYAPAPISYAPAPAPIRYAPAPAPISYAAARPQIVKTIKLIVDEDQSGRVPAPVYGAPAPVASSYSSASSSASSSSGGGWNGDYNDGGYNGGYNGGSNGGYNGGYNGGYNGGYNGGYNGGGSWKSGGILEKLVGC
- the LOC108152451 gene encoding uncharacterized protein LOC108152451, translating into MPVILFNLPILAMVVAVVVTLTAGHAVEQELPSTLDGHGYGPAIHISSGVLQLTADTEAQTLLLVPSSVYSQPWPHFYVDGLSSHLPHSALPQPQPHLPAHEPRIVISDNVDFSQLKHPLVKAHGR
- the LOC108150846 gene encoding filaggrin translates to MFTYRLKLMLLLGHLLAGAQCSPIGEDYASGVPSAGLLGNYAGGLTGGEALSKLDFSHEFSSSEHDQLGALGDHLGEESFPADYGSSDAGEEYAEASELHSHYEEDHKPVPGIDHGKGAFSYSSLYEFKDRDEHELHQLQHQALEQQVEHEQEHEHQLQHEHQHQQLEQLEHLDLEHQLSLDPHSLDHHY